The following coding sequences are from one Anolis sagrei isolate rAnoSag1 chromosome 6, rAnoSag1.mat, whole genome shotgun sequence window:
- the FITM1 gene encoding fat storage-inducing transmembrane protein 1: MAEGSKPKKPFSLLATAAGWAQALCRGLVNFWSNQFAWLLGVPCLRRAYHLWLAAIVIFGPLLQFYVNPRAIFANHHNFFNIKFVRSAWGWTCIFLGGFILLVVYLATGRVLLTVRHLCRLAVGAGLWLGATETFLLIENLTGYCFDPVPEGILVNTLPDKWACLHKGHKWHGYDVSGHTFLLTFCCLLMVEETSVFRRYLTQGLPAGIPLRLIFLLNVLLLALWNFLLACTVVYLYEYSHKVVGAAMATLCWYLTYRGWYRWRWSPGRPGAGLFVKGAVGEVKKRN, translated from the exons ATGGCGGAAGGATCCAAACCCAAGAAGCCTTTCTCACTGCTGGCCACAGCGGCCGGCTGGGCTCAAGCCCTTTGCCGAGGCTTGGTGAACTTTTGGAGCAACCAGTTTGCGTGGCTGCTCGGGGTGCCGTGCCTGCGGCGTGCTTACCACCTCTGGCTGGCAGCCATCGTCATATTTGGCCCTCTGCTTCAGTTCTATGTCAACCCGCGGGCCATCTTTGCCAATCATCACAACTTCTTTAACAT AAAATTTGTCCGGTCGGCCTGGGGCTGGACGTGCATCTTCCTGGGTGGCTTCATTCTGCTGGTCGTGTACCTGGCCACCGGGCGGGTCCTGCTGACCGTGCGCCACCTGTGCCGCCTGGCGGTGGGGGCCGGGCTCTGGCTGGGCGCCACGGAGACCTTCCTGCTCATCGAGAACCTCACCGGCTACTGCTTCGACCCGGTGCCCGAGGGCATCCTGGTCAACACGCTTCCGGACAAGTGGGCCTGCCTCCACAAAGGCCACAAGTGGCACGGCTACGACGTCTCCGGCCACACCTTCCTGCTCACCTTCTGCTGCCTCCTGATGGTGGAGGAGACCTCCGTCTTCCGGCGGTACCTCACCCAGGGACTCCCCGCCGGCATCCCCTTGCGGCTCATCTTCCTCCTCAACGTCCTGCTCCTGGccctgtggaacttcctcctagCTTGCACCGTGGTGTATCTCTACGAATACAGCCACAAGGTCGTGGGGGCTGCCATGGCCACTCTCTGCTGGTACCTCACCTACCGGGGATGGTACCGCTGGCGCTGGTCACCTGGCAGACCCGGAGCGGGCCTCTTTGTCAAAGGAGCGGTGGGGGAGGTCAAGAAACGGAACTGA